Proteins encoded within one genomic window of Panicum virgatum strain AP13 chromosome 1N, P.virgatum_v5, whole genome shotgun sequence:
- the LOC120653429 gene encoding uncharacterized protein LOC120653429, translated as MKEASCHNEKMEAYCNAVHRLENKIDGLELNHIARKYNKEADELAKIVSGRTPVPPNVFARDLAKQSVDFKNPTEAVRAAPEPSGAAAVEPSAKDPSTEEPEAMDTDIETSSTDEAEAMEIDEAPPPRDWRTQYLDRMIRGVLPSDHA; from the coding sequence ATGAAGGAGGCAAGCTGCCACAAtgagaagatggaggcgtactgcaatgcgGTGCATCGCCTCGAGAACAAGATCGACGGGCTCGAGCTTAACCACATTGCGCGCAAGTACAACAAGGAAGCGGATGAATTGGCCAAGATCGTGTCCGGGCGGACCCCTGTTCCCCCAAACGTCTTCGCCCGCGACCTCGCCAAGCAATCCGTCGACTTCAAGAACCCTACGGAAGCCGTCAGAGCAGCAcccgaaccctcgggggctgcggCCGTCGAGCCCTCAGCCAAGGACCCCTCGACGGAGgagcccgaggccatggacacTGACATCGAGACTTCCTCGACGGACGAggctgaagcaatggagatcgatgaGGCCCCGCCTCCACGAGACTGGCGCACCCAGTACCTTGAcaggatgattcgaggggtcctaccctcggaccACGCTTAG